AAGGTCTGCGGAATATCGCTGCGGGCTTCTACCAGCGCGCGCAGGTCGTCAGAGTAGATCTGGCCCTTGCGGTCGGCCAGGTCCTTGAACCGGCCGAACAGATGCTGCACCTTGTCGTCGGGCAGGTCGGCGTAGCCCAGGTCAGTCAGCGCCTTGCGAAACGCAGCGCGGCCCGAGTGCTTGCCCATCACCAGCACGGCGGCTTCGCGGCCCACCAGTTCGGCGTTCATGATTTCGTAGGTCTCGCGCGCCTTCAGGACGCCGTCCTGGTGAATGCCCGATTCGTGGGCGAACGCATTGTCCCCCACCACCGCCTTGTTGGGCTGCACCGGCATCCCGCTCAGGCGGCTGACCAGGCGGGAAGCCCGGTACAGTTCGCGGGTGCGGATAGTCGTTTCCAGGCCGTAATGGTCGCGGCGGGTATGAAACGCCATCACGATCTCTTCCAGGCTAGCGTTTCCCGCGCGCTCACCAATGCCGTTCACGGTGCATTCGATCTGGCGGGCGCCGCCCTCCGCAGCGGCAATCGAGTTGGCCACCGCCATGCCCAGGTCGTCGTGACAGTGGGACGACAGAATGACGTGTTCTGGAAGAGCATCGCGCACTGCACGGAACAGCGCCCTGATTTCTTCAGGGGTCGTATACCCCACTGTGTCGGGGATATTGATGGTCGTGGCGCCGGCTTCCACCACCGCTTGGAAGATGCGGATCAGGAAGGGCAACTCGCTGCGGGTGGCGTCCTCGGCGCTAAATTCGACGTCATCCACAAAGGTGCGGGCGTACTGGACCGATTGAACTGCCCGCTCGACCACGGCGTCGGGGGCCAGATTCAGCTTCTTGGCCATATGAATAGGGCTGGTGGCGATAAAGGTATGGATGCGGGGCTTCTCGGCGGCCTCAACGCCTTTGGCGGCAGCTTCTATGTCGGCGCGGTTGGCGCGGGCCAGGCCTGTGATTACCGGGCCTCTGACCTCGCGGGCAATCCGCGAGACCCCTTCCAGGTCGCCGGGGCTGGCGATAGGAAACCCAGCCTCAATGATGTCCACGCCCATGCGGGCCAGCTGATGCGCAATCTCCAGCTTCTGGGAGTGGTTCAGGGCGACGCCGGGAGACTGCTCGCCGTCGCGTAGGGTGGTGTCGAAAATGCGGATGTGGCCGGACGGGGACTGGGTCATGGGGGAACTCCTGTGAGGGGAAGCAAGGAAAACCCCCGGAGGGGTGTCCTCCGGGGGCTGGGGTCGGCACGTCTTGCTGGCCGCTCACTCCACCGGAGGAACGCCAAGAAGAAGGCCGAATGTGAACATGGCCCCAGCGTAAGGGGCAGGCACCGAGGCCGGGGCAGGTTGTCTACATTTCGTAGTGGCAAAGGGGGAACGTCCCCAATGGACTCCGGTGCATGACGGTACGGCCAGGCAATATCCGCGCCTCCAGACTGCAGCCGTCTCTTCTCGCCCTGCTGAATTCAGTCGGCCTCTGGCTCAGAGGAGGCCCGCCCGCTGCATCTCTTCTTTCAGCGCCCGCAGCTTGGGATATTCCTGCACAAACAGCCGGGCAGCGGAGCAGGCTTCTTCCCGGCCGATCAGGGGCGCAGCAGCCTGAAGCGCCTCGGCCGCCGCCCGGTAATGTGGGCGGGCCCGCCCAGCGATATGGGCCGTCACTGCCTGAAGAATGAGAGGGGTGGCCTGCTCAGCACTCAGCTCTAGGGCCAGCCGAAGCGCCAGCTCAGGGCCTAAGACCTTCACCACGTCCTGTGTACGGCCCTGCACTTCTTTGAGCGCCCTTTCGGGCAAACGTTCATCCAGCAGGAAGACAACGAGGCGGCGCAGGGTGGCGGGGTGCTTTGCCCAGTGCGTGATCAGCGTCTCTCGGTCGGCCGGCCAGGCTGGGCTGACCGCCTTTAGGGTGGCCAGCCAGTCCAGGTCGTGCGGCAGCAACTGGGTAGTGAAGTGGGGATGGTGACCAGCACCGTGTAGGGCCCCATCAAGCGCCAGCGCGTGCGCTTCACTCAGGCGGCCAGTGCCGTGATAACGCCCGTACAGCCAGGCCCGCGCACCGTATACACGCAGATGCTGCTGGGCGTAGCGTTCCAGTTCGGGCAGGAGGTCGTGCGCGCTGAAGGCGGCCTCAACCTCCTGCGGCGCTGCAGGGCGGGGGCCCGCCGTCAGCGCCTCCACCGCTTCCTCACGGCGGCCGTGGCGCAGCAAGACCTCGGCGAGGCGGCCTGGATCACCTGCCGCACGGGCCAGGCTAATGTCTTCGTCGGGGCTGAGGCTGCCCGGGTCACTCAGGGCGGATAGAGCAGCGGCCAGGTCACGCTGCCGGTAGAGACTGGACGCTTCCATCAAGCCGTGCAGAAAGCCCGTGGTCAGAGCGCGGTCTTCGTCCGGCAGTGCTGCGAAGAGCTCCACCTGTTCCGGCGCCTCACTCCAACCAAATTCGGCCACCGAGTCCTGAAGGGCTTCCAGAGCAGCGGCGCGCAGAGACTCCTCCAGCGGGCGGGCCAGTAAGCGCAGCAGGGCGGCGCGGGCCGGCGCAGCCAGGTCACCCAGTTCCACACCGTACTCCTCGTCCTGTTTCTCGGCCGCGCCGTCTATGAGCGCGTTCGCCGCGTTCAGCAGCTCCTGAGCATCTGTACCGGAGGCTTGGCTTAAGGCAGTCAATTCGTCGGCCAGCGGCCAGAGGTCACTGGTGTCTGGCCCCTCGCCTTCCCAGTCCTGCTCTGGGTCGTACTCCAGCAGGGCGAAAGCGGCACGAAAACGCTCCGCCAGGCCTGACCCGCTCTGCCCGGTCGGCTGCGCCAGCAGCAGCCGCATGAGGTCTGGCTCGCGGCGCAGCATCTGACGGACCAGCTCCCTCAGCCCCTCAGCGGTCATGGCCCCGAGGGCCTCGTCAAGCGGGGGGAGCAGCAAAAAGCTATTCGGATCATCCACCGCCCGCGCCAGCAGCGCCGCCACATGCTTGCAGTGACCACTGGCCCCGACGTAACAGGTGCAGCGCGCCTCCTGCACCTGCTGGCCTGCCACAGTGACCCAGACCATATACCGCTCCTGACCCTGGGCGGCGGCGCGCAGCAGCGTCAGAGGGCCATCGGCCTGGGCGCTCAGGCCCGTGAGCCGCTCGACGTAAGCCTGGCCCTTGCGCCATTCCTGCGCGCCAACATGGTCCAGAGCCGCCTGCTTTGACAAGAAGACCGTCACGGCCCGCAGCATAAACAGAAAATGACCCCCGCCACGACCGGCAGGGGCCACCAGCAAAGAAGGGGTTAGACTTCCAGCGCCTTCTTGTTGATGAAGGGCATCTTCTCCCGCAGTTCCTTGCCCACGACTTCCAGCGTGTGGTCGCGCATCTTGCCGCGCTGCTCTTCCATGTAAGGAAAGCCGCTTTCGGCGTCGGCGATGAAGCGCTCGGCAAACTTACCCGCCTGAATGTCACCCAGCACCCGGCCCATCTCGGCCTTGGTCTCGGCGGTGATGATGCGCGGCCCGGTCACGTAATCGCCAAATTCGGCGGTGTTGGAGATGGAGTGGCGCATGCCTTCAAAGCCCTTCTCGTAAATGAGGTCCACGATCAGCTTGACCTCGTGCAGGGTCTCGAAGTAAGCAATTTCGGGCTGGTAACCCGCTTCCACCAGCGTTTCAAAGCCCGCCTGAATCAGGTGGGTCACGCCGCCGCACAGCACGCTCTGCTCGCCGAACAGGTCGGTTTCGGTTTCTTCCTTAAAAGTGGTTTCCAGTACGCCCGC
Above is a genomic segment from Deinococcus betulae containing:
- a CDS encoding SWIM zinc finger family protein, encoding MTVFLSKQAALDHVGAQEWRKGQAYVERLTGLSAQADGPLTLLRAAAQGQERYMVWVTVAGQQVQEARCTCYVGASGHCKHVAALLARAVDDPNSFLLLPPLDEALGAMTAEGLRELVRQMLRREPDLMRLLLAQPTGQSGSGLAERFRAAFALLEYDPEQDWEGEGPDTSDLWPLADELTALSQASGTDAQELLNAANALIDGAAEKQDEEYGVELGDLAAPARAALLRLLARPLEESLRAAALEALQDSVAEFGWSEAPEQVELFAALPDEDRALTTGFLHGLMEASSLYRQRDLAAALSALSDPGSLSPDEDISLARAAGDPGRLAEVLLRHGRREEAVEALTAGPRPAAPQEVEAAFSAHDLLPELERYAQQHLRVYGARAWLYGRYHGTGRLSEAHALALDGALHGAGHHPHFTTQLLPHDLDWLATLKAVSPAWPADRETLITHWAKHPATLRRLVVFLLDERLPERALKEVQGRTQDVVKVLGPELALRLALELSAEQATPLILQAVTAHIAGRARPHYRAAAEALQAAAPLIGREEACSAARLFVQEYPKLRALKEEMQRAGLL
- a CDS encoding 2-isopropylmalate synthase is translated as MTQSPSGHIRIFDTTLRDGEQSPGVALNHSQKLEIAHQLARMGVDIIEAGFPIASPGDLEGVSRIAREVRGPVITGLARANRADIEAAAKGVEAAEKPRIHTFIATSPIHMAKKLNLAPDAVVERAVQSVQYARTFVDDVEFSAEDATRSELPFLIRIFQAVVEAGATTINIPDTVGYTTPEEIRALFRAVRDALPEHVILSSHCHDDLGMAVANSIAAAEGGARQIECTVNGIGERAGNASLEEIVMAFHTRRDHYGLETTIRTRELYRASRLVSRLSGMPVQPNKAVVGDNAFAHESGIHQDGVLKARETYEIMNAELVGREAAVLVMGKHSGRAAFRKALTDLGYADLPDDKVQHLFGRFKDLADRKGQIYSDDLRALVEARSDIPQTFTLEGFQITSGMNMTPVAFVRLHTPDGPVDATAHGDGPVEAAFQAINKITRITPELESYRIQAVTGGGDALGEVSIGARYGETSLHGTGVATDVVEASARAWLRVINQVVAGMGKARTITQTTP